Proteins from a genomic interval of Niabella soli DSM 19437:
- a CDS encoding biotin--[acetyl-CoA-carboxylase] ligase encodes MTQHRQIPAIIELLQVDSTNNYALGCIREGLAYHGMGIFAHEQVAGKGQRGKKWTAPRDQNINLSLIIEPEALNLNHLFDLSALVALTTRAFLAENAPGDWYIKWPNDIYFQDRKAVGMLIENILSGQKWKWAVIGVGININQEAFPAELNRAVSLKQVTGKTYNCRELAEVLATKLIDKINKFLADPDKNAGENLENYNEHLFMKNRQVTFDQGECRFNAVVKGVTRDGKLVLGGAPREEYEFGELVWVF; translated from the coding sequence TTGACTCAGCATCGCCAAATTCCTGCTATAATTGAACTTTTACAAGTAGATAGCACCAATAACTATGCCCTTGGTTGTATACGTGAAGGTTTGGCATATCATGGCATGGGAATTTTTGCGCATGAACAGGTGGCTGGCAAGGGACAGCGGGGGAAAAAATGGACTGCCCCCCGGGATCAGAATATCAATCTGAGCCTGATTATTGAGCCGGAAGCATTAAATCTGAACCATTTATTTGATTTGAGCGCCCTTGTTGCACTGACTACCCGGGCGTTCCTGGCTGAAAATGCCCCCGGAGACTGGTATATAAAATGGCCTAATGATATTTATTTCCAGGACAGAAAGGCAGTCGGTATGCTGATAGAGAACATCCTGAGCGGACAAAAATGGAAATGGGCCGTGATTGGCGTCGGCATAAACATTAACCAGGAGGCTTTTCCGGCGGAACTGAACCGGGCGGTTTCCCTGAAACAGGTTACGGGGAAAACCTATAATTGCCGGGAACTGGCCGAAGTATTGGCCACAAAACTGATTGATAAGATTAACAAATTCCTTGCAGACCCTGATAAAAATGCAGGGGAAAACCTTGAAAACTATAATGAGCATTTATTTATGAAAAACCGGCAGGTAACTTTTGATCAGGGCGAGTGCCGGTTTAACGCTGTGGTAAAAGGGGTCACCCGGGATGGAAAACTTGTGTTGGGGGGAGCGCCCAGGGAGGAATATGAGTTTGGGGAGCTGGTCTGGGTGTTTTAA
- the ftsH gene encoding ATP-dependent zinc metalloprotease FtsH produces the protein MPQNNYNKQEKQRNNPFAPKTPGAGGGNEPKKVKFGSYWAFIIILAIMLVLQFMNPFGATTASTTFTDFKKMVTSGDVQKCVIINNRNIVRVWLNKDSLQKYPDLAKVAAPKSSLVASNDPQLYFKITSGDNFQEQMLDFYKTHPDVKPVSTDVDEDSDFLGRSLSIVLPILLFFGAWLLLMRKMSGGAGGGAGPGGIFNIGKSKATLFDKGTRVNITFADVAGLDEAKVEVMEIVDFLRNPKKYTALGGKIPKGALLVGPPGTGKTLLAKAMAGEAQVPFFSLSGSDFVEMFVGVGASRVRDLFKQAREKAPCVIFIDEIDAIGRARGKNAMMSNDERESTLNQMLVEMDGFGTDSGIIVLAATNRPDVLDTALLRPGRFDRQISIDQPDLAGREAIFRVHLKEIKTSQELSVRKLAELTPGFAGADIANVCNEAALIAARRNKAGVEMDDFQDAIDRVIGGLEKKNKIIQPDEKRVIAYHEAGHAVAGWFLQHAHPLLKVTIIPRGTAALGFAQYLPREKYLTLSEELEDDMCMTLGGRASEEIFFGKISTGALSDLQQVTRTAYAMVSVYGMNEKIGNISFYDPHSDAQFQKPYSEETGKIIDQEVKALSDAAYKRVKALLLEKKKEVELIAEALLKKEVLFQSDVEHMIGKRPFDEKKQAPEDETGLIIGPNNVNQPDVMDGVNG, from the coding sequence ATGCCTCAGAATAATTATAACAAACAAGAAAAACAGCGGAACAACCCGTTTGCGCCGAAAACTCCTGGCGCCGGGGGTGGGAACGAGCCCAAAAAAGTAAAATTTGGGAGCTATTGGGCATTCATTATCATCCTGGCCATCATGCTGGTGCTCCAGTTCATGAATCCATTCGGGGCCACTACCGCATCTACCACTTTTACCGATTTTAAAAAGATGGTTACGAGCGGTGATGTGCAGAAATGCGTAATAATAAATAACCGGAATATTGTACGTGTATGGCTCAATAAGGATAGTCTTCAGAAGTATCCTGATCTGGCTAAAGTTGCGGCGCCAAAATCGAGCCTGGTGGCTTCTAATGATCCGCAATTATATTTCAAAATTACCAGCGGCGATAACTTCCAGGAGCAGATGTTGGATTTTTATAAAACGCACCCCGATGTAAAACCCGTGTCGACTGATGTGGACGAGGACAGCGATTTTCTCGGCCGTTCGTTAAGCATCGTTTTGCCCATCCTGTTATTCTTCGGCGCCTGGTTATTATTGATGCGTAAAATGAGTGGAGGCGCCGGCGGCGGTGCCGGTCCTGGCGGCATCTTTAATATTGGTAAATCAAAAGCTACTTTATTTGATAAAGGAACGCGGGTAAATATCACTTTTGCAGACGTGGCAGGATTGGATGAAGCAAAAGTGGAAGTGATGGAAATTGTGGATTTCCTGCGTAATCCCAAAAAATACACGGCCCTTGGTGGTAAAATACCAAAAGGAGCCTTGCTGGTAGGCCCTCCGGGAACCGGTAAAACCCTGCTGGCAAAAGCGATGGCAGGTGAAGCCCAGGTACCGTTTTTCAGCCTGAGCGGATCCGACTTTGTGGAAATGTTTGTGGGAGTGGGTGCCAGCCGCGTACGGGATCTGTTTAAACAAGCCCGTGAAAAAGCGCCCTGTGTCATTTTTATTGATGAAATTGATGCTATTGGTCGCGCCCGTGGTAAAAACGCCATGATGAGCAATGACGAACGCGAAAGCACCTTGAACCAGATGCTGGTGGAAATGGACGGTTTTGGGACCGATAGCGGCATTATCGTATTAGCTGCCACCAACCGGCCGGATGTGCTGGACACGGCGCTGCTGCGTCCGGGTCGTTTCGACCGGCAGATCTCGATCGACCAACCCGACCTGGCGGGTCGCGAAGCCATTTTCAGAGTACACCTGAAAGAGATAAAAACAAGCCAGGAGCTTAGCGTACGTAAACTGGCGGAACTGACACCGGGTTTTGCCGGGGCCGATATTGCCAACGTTTGTAATGAAGCAGCCCTGATCGCCGCAAGGCGGAATAAAGCCGGTGTGGAAATGGACGATTTCCAGGACGCTATCGACCGGGTGATCGGTGGCCTGGAAAAGAAAAATAAAATTATTCAGCCCGATGAAAAGCGGGTGATTGCGTACCACGAAGCCGGCCATGCCGTTGCAGGCTGGTTCCTGCAGCACGCACATCCTTTGTTAAAGGTTACCATCATTCCGCGGGGCACTGCAGCTTTGGGCTTTGCACAATACCTCCCCAGGGAAAAATACCTGACACTATCTGAAGAATTGGAAGATGATATGTGCATGACCCTGGGCGGACGGGCCAGCGAGGAGATCTTTTTTGGAAAAATATCAACCGGCGCCCTGAGCGATCTGCAGCAGGTAACCCGTACGGCTTATGCGATGGTAAGTGTTTACGGGATGAACGAAAAGATCGGGAACATATCCTTTTATGACCCCCATTCGGATGCCCAATTTCAAAAACCCTACAGTGAGGAAACCGGTAAAATTATCGACCAGGAGGTAAAAGCATTATCGGATGCAGCCTACAAACGGGTAAAAGCATTATTATTAGAAAAGAAAAAAGAAGTAGAGCTCATTGCCGAAGCCTTGCTGAAAAAAGAAGTGCTGTTTCAAAGCGATGTGGAGCATATGATCGGCAAACGGCCCTTTGACGAAAAAAAACAGGCGCCAGAGGACGAAACAGGACTGATTATCGGACCTAACAATGTGAATCAGCCGGATGTAATGGATGGCGTAAATGGTTAA
- a CDS encoding DUF4157 domain-containing protein codes for MNYFRIKENSFPARLAAGKLKSKAVAMVIDHTIHLYGATRAEFLEDERWLRHELKHIEQYERYGLWGFLFRYILQTMRYGYYDCPIEREARAAEKDPLICARFEMFQDSADSTV; via the coding sequence ATGAATTATTTCCGAATAAAAGAGAACTCCTTTCCTGCCCGGCTGGCGGCGGGGAAATTGAAGTCGAAGGCCGTAGCAATGGTCATTGACCACACCATTCATTTGTACGGAGCAACCCGGGCGGAATTCCTGGAGGATGAACGCTGGTTGCGGCATGAACTGAAGCATATTGAACAATATGAACGATATGGGTTATGGGGGTTTCTTTTCAGGTATATTTTGCAAACAATGCGTTATGGCTATTATGATTGCCCGATTGAGCGGGAGGCACGGGCCGCGGAAAAGGATCCACTCATTTGCGCCCGGTTTGAAATGTTTCAAGATAGTGCTGATTCAACAGTTTAG
- a CDS encoding LutC/YkgG family protein, with protein MGAKETVLKKIREALSQPTPIPFPKSEGQSLVYQPLHQELEVEFAERFTTLQGKFAFCLSNKEFTSQFNALLFKTGWEKIYCLEPELMALLGNNLTISNQPGEFAGCDVAITGCEYLVARTGSIVMSAAQLSGRKTSVYAPVHVCVAYTSQLVFDVKDALEGMKERYENQLPSLITFATGPSRTADIEKTLVVGVHGPKEVYVFLIDDSE; from the coding sequence ATGGGGGCAAAAGAAACCGTATTAAAAAAGATCCGGGAGGCGCTTAGCCAGCCGACTCCCATTCCTTTTCCGAAAAGCGAAGGCCAGTCGCTGGTGTACCAGCCCCTGCACCAGGAACTGGAGGTCGAGTTCGCGGAACGGTTTACCACGCTGCAGGGCAAGTTTGCTTTTTGTCTGAGCAATAAAGAATTCACCAGCCAGTTTAATGCGTTACTTTTTAAAACAGGATGGGAAAAAATTTACTGCCTGGAGCCGGAATTAATGGCGCTGCTGGGCAACAATCTTACTATCAGTAACCAGCCTGGTGAGTTTGCCGGCTGCGATGTAGCCATCACCGGCTGCGAATACCTGGTGGCCCGTACCGGTAGTATTGTGATGAGCGCTGCGCAGCTCAGTGGCCGCAAAACCAGTGTGTATGCGCCTGTTCACGTATGTGTGGCCTATACCAGCCAACTGGTTTTTGATGTGAAGGATGCATTGGAAGGAATGAAAGAACGCTATGAAAACCAATTGCCTTCGCTGATCACTTTTGCTACCGGGCCCAGCCGCACAGCAGATATTGAAAAAACGCTGGTAGTTGGCGTGCACGGCCCTAAAGAAGTTTATGTATTTTTAATTGATGATTCGGAATAA
- the rsfS gene encoding ribosome silencing factor has product MEPLASLTKRKISGTARLTRNSKIFKTIISAIHEKKGENIVSLDLRQIPEAVSDFFVICEASSAPQIKAIADNIEYLVKTETGENVYQREGAQTLQWVLMDYVNIVVHILLPEQRKFYNLEELWSDAASKNHQE; this is encoded by the coding sequence TTGGAACCATTAGCATCGCTAACAAAACGTAAAATTTCAGGTACAGCCCGGCTTACAAGAAATTCAAAGATTTTCAAGACTATTATTTCCGCCATCCACGAAAAAAAAGGTGAAAATATTGTTTCGCTTGATCTCCGACAGATCCCTGAGGCCGTTTCTGATTTTTTTGTTATTTGTGAGGCCTCCAGCGCTCCCCAGATAAAAGCCATTGCCGACAATATAGAGTACCTTGTAAAAACAGAAACAGGCGAAAATGTGTACCAACGCGAAGGAGCCCAAACATTACAATGGGTATTAATGGATTATGTGAATATTGTAGTGCATATACTTTTACCAGAACAACGCAAATTTTACAATCTTGAGGAACTATGGAGCGATGCAGCGTCCAAAAACCATCAGGAATAA